The region GAATTTGTTCGGAAAGTTTTTTTGGAAAGCTCCACTACAGGATTCAGACCTAACCATTCAAGAAGTAGTGGGAACGATCGAGCCTATGGCTCTAGCCCGTAGGATTTGTCAACAAGAATCCTAATAGTTGAGTGGGATGGCCATAATCTGAATTCTGCATCGTGAAACAATATCAAGGAAGATATTTCTTTTTTGTCGAGTATATGTATGATGTTACTATCATCACGAATCTAGGCAGTCTCCTTGTTAAAAGAAGTCCCCTACTAAGAACTTCAGCCAGTTATTACCACCGCGCCAGTATTATGTCCTTCCAAATCATGTGAAAGCTTTTAGTCAAGCAGAACAGAGAAATTAATGCCAATGGTCCATGGTGGTGCTAGCCATTACTCTGGCAGCCCGTTGAAATGGACTTTGCCGGAGGACCATGTCTGCTTTTGTGTCATAACTGCACGACTTAAACCTATGCTAAACAAAGTGTTGCGTTGTAACGGTTAACTGAAACCATCTGCTTATGTTTGTTTCTCAATCTGCAGGGAGGTTCATTCCAGGGTGCTATACTCTGGCTGTCTCAGAGGAACTTCCCGAGGAGTATCAGGTAAAAACTGCATGCCTTCATTCTTGCAGTATTCCCAAGGAGTATCAGAAAAATTATTAACGCAACTCTATGATGTCTTGACCTAATAATTTTTCTTCTGGTCGTTCCAGGGGATGTGCCAAGACAACAACGTGCAGTATTTCCCTCCGAAGCGCCCCTGAGCAGGCTCGAAGTTGATGCAGTCGTGATCCTGGAGCCGTACTTTTACATATAGTTGCACCTGTAATGTCTGCTGATTAAACTGCCACCAGTGTTATGCATCCTGGAGCGATTCGTTGAACGCTTCTGTACAACCTGGAGGCATTTTAAGCTGAACTAGTTCATCGCACATTTCTACTTCGACGAGACATTGCAAGCCATGCTAGTTTAGTTTTATGCATGACAAGTGCTCAGGTTGCTGTTATTATGCACCGAAGCCTATGCCAAAAGCTCCTAAAATTATTATTATTCTGAACAAAGGATTGATGGTCGTTGCTGTCAGGATTCCCTACCTGCATTCATCCCTATGCGCCGCCTGAGAAGCCTACACTGGCTGCTTGCACTCATGCCTTCGCCGCTCCGTGCCTAGCCCCTGTTATGTACTTAAAAACCCTAGCTTTGAGTCCTTTCTCCAATCGTTCGGAGATGCCATCCGACCACCCCTAGATCACACCTGGTGCTAGGCCCACATTTGATGTGGGCACCTTCGAGCTTGGCTCCGGAGAGCCTAGCtcgaaggagtgggaggagtgggaGTGGCAACCCCATGACTATGGTGGAGGTCACAAAGCCAGAACAGCCTGCATGTAGGGAATGGTTGTTGATGTGCCGTCGCGACCATGGTTGAGGCAGCCCTAggcattagggcatgtacaatggtgctatcttaggagtgccacgtaggataaatggtgaggtggaggagagagaactcataagaaaaggtttgtcttctcttatttaagataagacaagagatgatctcttagcacaatttgtctcaccatattttaaggaataactagttattgaagataaggctaagatataacccattgtagacatatttttttgtcatctctatattacatgcaagacttaagataagactgtcctatcaaccattgtacatgcccttatcgaCGTGAACCGGGCTTTTCTCGCCTCCATACAAAGCGCACATACGGTCCACCGTGAGGTAGCTCTGCGTCAACAAAATGCGGACTATCTAGCGGCCGAGGATGAGGAGGCATCTAAGCAGCACGACGACGATGCAAGCCACGCCGGCCCCCAATGACGATGAGGCTGGACTCTAGCGCAATGGTCGTCGACCTCACCTCTGACAAAAGAGTAATtagtttccttttttcttttttaagGACTTCCGCTGTTCAAAAAGTACTCCAAAATTTAATAAAAATCTAGTGTATGCGGGTCTTTGAGGGACACGGTTGGATGGCCTCCGTACGGCTGGCTGTCCACGGACATTTGGAGTTGTCTATTTGGTAACCATGCTGGAGAAGCCCTAATAGTACTACATTATGCACATTTTGTCGAATTATGGGAGCCTCTGCTCCCCTGAACAAATCCATCACCCCACTCAGCCAGCATGTTTTATAGGAGCGAAAATAGGGGGTTCCTCTAGGCATCTTTTGCTTTTCAGACTATCAGGGATGTCGGTTGACACTTTTAGGACAACTGACAAATGTTCATGAACACATTCGGACATGTCCACATGCAGTCTAGAATTCTGTGAACTGTTGTGTGCAGTCATCGCTGCCTGTTGTTCACCGTGACAGCAAGTATACGATGTTGCCGGGTGGCCCTGTACACTGAACGAGCAGACCCGAAATATGGCAGATAAATATTTCGAATTAGACACAGGTTAAgtatacaaacaagcaacaaacacTCGCCAATGAGCAAAGTAGCCCATAGTACAATCAAACAAAATCAGCGCAAGTTCTTTCCCGGAATTTTCAATTGTGTACGAAATGATAAATACAAAGTTATCATACATTACACTTTTATGTATTATGAAATACATAAATCATGGAGCGAAGGTTCTTTTCATAGGGCCGCCATCGCCACATGATCGTACGTCAGCATTCGCATGAGCACGTCTACAGGGCAGCAGGCCTTGGAGCTGACATAATTCAGTCTGCAATTGAAAACACCTACCACACACCCTGACATAATTCAGTCTGCAATGGAAAACACCTACCACACACCTTCTATTGCGCAAGGTGTTAAGAGTTGTAAAGTTTTTTCAGAAAAGATGTATACAGGAGTCATAATATGAAGAAAAGAAGTCCCACAAACTGGTTACAAGCCAAGAAGCTACCACACGCTTACAGTAACTGTAAACTTGGAGCATCAACTGCCAAACATGATGATCTCTATAAACCATACATAATCCTAAGATACTAAAAATTAACTAGGTCAGCACATTAAGAGTATTTGCATTGCTATGTATGTACATAATAGCTTTCGAAATGGTATAATAAGGTATTGTGCTAACTTCTGAGTTCACTTATTTTTCAAGACTGTATCATCATCTCAGAATTTATTTAGGCCAGAACTAACAACGGAAGAACACACAACCACCCTTTTGTTAAAAATATGTTCTGGGGGTTGCATATAACATAAATCATGTGAGGAGACTTGACGAAAAAAAACAATTTTTTCAAATCCTAGCACGGAGAAACATGAACCGGAGTAGTTTTATTATTGATGAACAGCTTAAGCAGTGAACCTCAGCTGGATCATTTGAACCTTACTTGTCAGCATAACAAGAGTGCATGCAGCAAAATGATCACCAGCGTCATCAACCCCCACcagcatcaccatcatcatctccgtcACCAGCATCATCATCATTAAGGGGTACAGCACAAACAATATCAACGGCAACAGCAAGCAACTTGTGTGTTCACCCTTTATCAACCAGCacctcttcaccacatcatgtaacTAGAAAGGTGCAAATTACCATTTATAGTAAGTGCCCAACACTGGAAAGGAAATAGTAATACTTAGTGCTAATAGACAAGATTGAATGGAAAGGTGAAGTAGTACATATAGTTCTAACAAGTATCCAGACATCCACATAGCAGCATCTGTAGCTTGTAGTCACTGATGTCAAGCACCACAACATCTTAAATTTGTAACAGAAGATTGTTCATGATAAAGCAACTGAACAGCCTTCGATATGAGCAGCTCTGTTCCATGGATCCTGTAGACAGAAGCACAAGTCATGTTATCGCGTGCTAGGGTATCAACTGTGATGACATATATAATTTGAACAGCTTAGAGACCTCAGTTGTTTGACATTCAGCTCATGTTGAAGGGCTACGAGAGCCTGGAGACCGGTCATCGTTGCGCCTAACAGGAGACCGGTCATCATTGCGCCCAACAGGAGACCGGTCATCATTGCGCCTAGCAGGAGACCCCTCGCGAGGAGGTGGTGTCTTGCGAGGAGGTGGTGTCTTGCGAGGGGAGCGACTAGTGCTTCTGCGTGCAGGCGACAAACTGCAAGCAACAATAAAGGGCATCAGTTCAATTCAGTAAGACGGAACAAAAGAGATGATTCCCAGATGTGCATACCTGTCTCTGCCACCCTTCCTGTCATCATCAGGACTGTAGCTGCGGCTCCTGCTACGACTAGGACTTCTATGTGCAGCCAGGAAACAAATAATTAAAAATGAATGTATGGCACAACCCAGCATAAAACAACAATGATTATCTGGATGTGTATACCTGTCTCTGCCACGCCTCTTGTAATCATCAGGACTAGCGCTAAGACTCCTGCTACGACGATGATGATCCCTCTCTCTGTACCTGTCACGTCCATATCTATCTCCACTCCGACTCCGACTTCGCCTTCTAGAATCTCTGCCCCGATGATCATCCCGGTACCTGCAGATGAGGTATGCACACGATTTTTGACATCGTGAAATAAAAAGAGCAACAAGAATGGAGGAAATCCCAATAGAATCCCACTTTGATGGATAATCTTATCGTTAGGAACATGTCTCCGTCCATCAAAGTGACCAATAGACATGGTATGGTAGCAGTCAGCAAAGCCAACAACCATGGCATGTCCATAGTTTGATGTTGAAGAACTTACTGGAACCTCCATTACTTACACAACTACTGAACTATAGCCCTATTTCTCTTTCTTTATAATGTGCTTCAATTGAATCCCAAACCAGATAAGCCGCCTACATATGTGCATGGTAAATGAAATCTACAATATACTATAATGTGAAAACGACAACGAAGAAATATACGATATACTATAATGTGAACGACAACGAAGAAATATATAGGAAAAAAGTACCCCCGTCTTGGACTGCGGCTTCTGGAACGACCCCTTGGCTTCGGGACAGTTTCCATGATTCTCCCTTTCTGACTGCAAAGTTCAGGCAAAAGAATATTAGGTCATCGGCTTCAACTAACAAACAGAACAGTTTTATGATAGGTGCTAGTTCATTCTTCTACATAGAGCAATTTTCATGAACTTCTTGGAATAATCAATTCTGACTACATAGTGTATATGCTGACAAAATATGCATAGCTTACTTTTCTCACTATAGAGAAAACAATGTATGAGAAATAACTCTCCTAAAAGCATAAACTTTATCAGGTAGTATTATGGTTAGCGCATGCCCACTTCTTGTTGATTCCTAAACAGAGTATCACATATTCACGCAAGTTGTAACCTGGTATGTGATAAGAGCTGAAATGTTGAGATCAGCAAATTTTGTAATTAAGACAACACCATAATTGCTCTAGTATTGAGTAACCTAATATTGCACCATACTGATGTAACCTAACACTTTGGGATGATGGTTTATAATCAAAGATAGTTCATGGCATCCAAATGTAGCAAAATCTTCAAAACCGTCGATTCCTTGCCCCTCTAGTACCGAGTAATCTACCGTTGCACTAGACATAGAGTATGTAGTGCCCAACACATCCAACCAAGAAGTTTACATCTTGCAAATGACCGATCCATGTCTAAATATCAAGACACCACATTGGCTAAAAAATagttccgttcacaaatataagacttTCTAACTTTTTTCTGGATCGGATGCATATAGACACgtattagtgtgtttgttcactcatttcaattcgtatgtagtccatattgaaatatccataacatcttatatttgtgaaccgaGGGAGTAAGTGTCAATATCAAGATTTCCTCAATAATCATGCCAGCAGTCAAGGAACACGTTGTATCTTACATCCGCTCAGCATTTGGGCCGTACTTGGCAAACTGCACCATCATCTCCCTCCCATCCACCAACCTCCCTGGAAGATAACCAACAAAATGAAGTTGAATCCAATCCTAAAACATGTATCACAGAAATCCCAAATTCACATGGAGGAGAGGAACCCACCATCCAGGCGATCAACTGCCTTCTGCGCCTCGTCCTCATACTTGTACCTCACGAAGGCAAACCCTCGCGAGTCGCCAGTCCTGCAGAAAATAGATGTGCGAACAACATGAATCAACTCCCAAAACCCTAAAATTGCCGTGTGCAGATGTACAAACAACATGAATCAACTCCCACAGCCCTAAAATTTCCGTGTGCACACTTCGCAGCCCTACAGGACACACACCCAATCTACACACGAACACAGATTAACTGCCGAACCAGCATACGAACGAACCCTACCTGCGGTCCCTAGGGATGTAGATGTCGACGacctcgccgtacttgtcgaagagcGGGAAAAGGTCATCGGCGGTGGTACCTGCCAGACACGCACGGGGAGGATTAGGGCGGCCGCCTAATGGAGGCGTACCTCGGGGAGAAGGGAAGAGCGCGGTGGAGATGCGGAGAGGAAACTTACGGAAGGTGATGTTGAGGACGAGGAGGGAGTAGGTGTCGCGGATCGGCGGCGGGCCGGAGCGCCCGAAGCGAGACATCTCGCCGGAGCCGGAGCAGGAGGCGGCGCGGGGGGCGGAGCGGCGGTTGAGGAGAGGAGAGGCGAGGCGAGCGGATTGGGGGAAAGTACGAGCGACGAGATGTGGGGGGAACGCGAGGCTGTGGGTCGGGTGGACACAAGAAGTTGCCGATCCTTCTAGGGCTCGCCACACGCGGCACGCCGGACAGTGTGGGCCTAACCGTTCGACCTGTTTCAAGGGGTTGGGCCTGTTTTCAAGGTGGGCCTAACCGTTCGGCCTGTTCCGTGGTATCATACACCAGGCCGACCCGATCCTGCCTCTATTTATTTTTCGTAGCTGAATTTCTCCATGTACATTCTTTTACCTTTCGGGCTTTTCTCATACAAGCGTTCACAACTCTAGCAGTCTTATCCGCTTTTTCAAAAAGAAAGCCTACGGGCACTTTTATTTATAGCATGGCAGAGTTACATCATGAAGTACAAGAGATAATAAGAATTCACGAGTAACATCCACCCAAACTTAGCTACATTAACAGCACGAATAATTCCAAATCGTGCCAACGCCGTTCCGCCAGGATCGCATCAGGCGATTGGAGGAGGCGACCGGGATCCCTCGCGCCGCCGGTGACGCCGccggttccctctctctccgtcggccgctccggtggcgggagggagggggaaccCCGGGTCTGTTCTTTAGGTGGGCgtgtggtagggttagggttgagggagacgCTGCCGAGGCCGTTGCGGTGGTGTCGCGTTGGAATAAGTTTCTCCGGGCTTCGTTCACGGCCAGGCGAGGCttttgccttcgtctaggagccagcggTGTTGGGGATACCCGGATCTTgtcgaggtcgcgggctatggtgGTTGGAGGTCCATTGGCACTGGCCGTTTGGATCCTCAGATGGGCGATGGATGCAGGGAGACGAAGACCTTTCTTCTTCCTTATTGGTATGATTTGTTGCtgctgttcttctccttcctctgcgctgatgctggtgggagatcctgctttgtccgggcagatggcccggccgcggtgctggaccggtcggatgactcgagttctcttcctttcggaagggacacttttcgcggtactcaaagccaaagatggcgacgactattgcaggtgtgttggattgatgtccatgccctctGAGCGATGGTGTCAAGAAAGGAGGGAGCAGTGTGGCGGCAATTATAccgtggtcgaagatgatgacctgtttgcgactggttgcagattcttctgctgcaggggtcttctctcaagattcagggatgatgacacagggttccggagatcttcttgtgttatggttgtcttaAGGTACTCTAGGTGTTCATGGTCCTTTATGTTTGCGTTTCAGTGTGTTTGTAAGAGTCAACTACTTTGTACTGATTCGTAATTTGAATGAagaatttctcaaaaaaaaaaaacttagcTACATTTAGAATCCTAGCCAAGAAATGTGTCAGCCCATTCACTTCCCTGAAACAAAAACTGAACGATATAGATGTACACCATGAGCCAAGTAAAGCAGTATGCAAGTAAGGCTGAGTTAGGTCCTCGAATATCCATATTATCATTGCAAGCCTTCATCAATTCCAAACAGTCAGATtcaactttgactcttgagcatcCAATCTCAGGGATCATTTGGAGCCCTCGTCTTAATGCTAGTGTCTTAACAGCCTATGCATTATGTGCATGATCAAATATCTCAGAGGCTCCCGCTATCGCTTATCCTCTGCAGTCTTATCCTAATTTCAAAACGTATCCACTATCTTACACACCTAAACTAAAACCACGTTCTCCACTATCTCGATTAATGCCACATTTCTTTTTGCCGATTCATCCAAACGCTTGCTCAAACAAGTGAAATTAATTTAAGACATATCGAAACAAACATAAATAATTCAAATGCACCACATCATAATTCAACTAGAAGGATAAATAAAGTTCATCCAACCTAACAAACAATTGAACTTAGAACAAAAAAATCAAACGCACGGTGGATCAAAAGTCGTCGTAGTTCACAATGGCCTCATGCACTCatgctgccgccaccaccatcaCCATTGTCGCCGCCATCAAATTTAGCCAAGGTGTCCTCATCAGTATACTCCCAATACTGTTTTGCCTTCTCGTCCATATTGCTTACATCCACATTCTTTTCGATACATGGTGAATTTTATTGGCTCTAAAAGGGACATTAAGAGGATGCAAACCCAAAAAACAGACACCCGACATCTGCATACCTAGGATGCACATAGTCAacaccaacacacacacaaaaaatgcCTACACAAAGCAAAGTCAGATAAGACCAAAACTATGCATAGGCGTGGAAAAAAAGAAAAATTCAAAATGCTCGGATCCGCAATCAGCAAACTACAAGAATGATCATATTTGCCccaaccatctcatgacaccacacAGACAACGAGGTTCTTCACTAGCAATGTCTTCATGAAGGGAGCTACACCCAAGCGTCGTCATCATCAAATCCAACCACCAAGGCCAGAATCTAGGTTTTAGCCCTGAAGAATTAATCTGAGCATATTCGAGCAAATCCTTCAATAAGGTAACGACGTTAAAATATCGCCATTGTCGGATATAACCATCTCGGGTCAAACCTAGGCTTTCACCTTGGAGCTCGTGATTGGATGCTCAAGTAGCATCACCATCGAAGTCACTCTAGTATTGTCGCAGTCACTTTTTCGCGACCCCAACAGCTACATGCACTTCTAACATCCCTGCTTTACAGCCACCCATCTACGTCAAGTCGTCGTCCTTTATTTTCCATCTCACCACTGAAGTCAACCACTGGATCTTCATAGATGAAGACTCTCCAAGATCTACCGTTGACCGTAGCCGTCGTGGAGCCACACGAGATCAGTGCAGCATAGACTACGGCCACCCCCACTCAGACGAACAGATCTGAATCACCATCACCAAGTACTGGACCGTAGCGTTGTCGGTTGGTCACCGCTTGCGCGGAAGTCCACCATCTCACCTCCGCGGTCCGCCTCCCAGCAGAGAGCCTGACACATGCCCCATGCTGCGCCAACAACCCGAGTAGCCGCCATTGTGCATATCCGGAGCAATGGGTGGCAATGACTTGCCGCCCACGGAGCCGCCGCCGACGTGCGCAACCTTCAGGCACCATCGAACTCCGCAAAGGCCGCCATCCAGCCAGATCCGCGGTAAGGGCACTGTCTGCGTGCATCCCACGCCCATGGGCGGGTTCCCGTGTTTGCCGGGGGAGCGGCGGCTACGCCAACGTTAGTCGTGCGGCGAGTCGGATGGAGCCTGAAATGCCTGGGGCATGACGAGGTGCTCGAAGATGGCCATTAGGATGAAGATGGAGATGAGGATGGTCGTGTCTCGAACCCAAAGGGCATCCATGGACATGTCAAAGTCCCTCAGCGTGGGCGCCTCGTCCCTCGCGCCTGTAGCCGCAACCGGTTCGAACTGCCATCGCGGTGCCCCTAGCCCTGGCCACGGCTTCGACCTCTCTGCCCAGACTCACCCATGGATGCCTCCTTTCTTagcgcatctccagccgttcggccccccagggcgccaaaaaagagcggcctgggggtgagccggcggtatactcggcgctgggggcggttggGCACCCAGCCGTCACCCCCAGGTGCCGATTTCGGCCCAATATTCGGCCCAATTGTGTCCAAAAATGACCTAATATCTGCGTGAATCGGCCCATATTCGGCGCGGTTTGGCGTGTTTTGGCGTGAATTTTCGCATACAAATAGAAATCAATTAGTTCGGCGTGTTTCAGCatgtttcatcacataaatcaaatagtttaacaaatagttcaatacaaattatatagtttaacaaataaaaactcaagtttcatcacTTGTCATCCCCGCGTCGCCCCggcctcgcccttgagcctccataggtgctccaccagatcatgTTGCAGTTCTTGATACCTGTGGGTCtcagatctcctgacgcatattgaggtagtcagtctaggttgccggtagctggtgatcaacttgggcaagaggaccctgcatgtaatatggttcagtgtcaaacactggctcttcctactCGCTCTCAataatcatgttgtgcaagatgacacagcaagtcatgatctcccatatttgatctttcgaccaggtctgagcagggaaccagacaacagcaaatcaagattggagcacaccaaatgcccgctcgacatccttcctacaaGCCTCCCGAACCTTCGCAaagaggcgttcttgcctcctggcacagggtttgagatggtcttcacaaatgtagaccatctcggatatatgccatcagctagatagtaccccttgttgttagGCCTGGgcattcggttagaccgaaaaaaTCGGTTCGGTGCCTCGGTTTATTTTGAAATTCGGTTTTCTGCTTTTCCTGACCGATCGGTCGTCAAAGAAATCCATGACCGAGGCTTCGGTCCGCAGTCAATTTGGTTCGGTCCTCGGTTACTACCGAACAGATCCGATATTGACTAAGGAGAAAGAAATTGGAAGCCAAATCTAGCCAAGAAAGCATGGACGGACAAACAGAAATCAATCCAAACATCCGGAGCATATACGACAGGTGATGCATCGTCGGAAGTGGGAAGCCGGCCATGAACTGGTGGTCACGAGCCAACGACCGCGTGGGAGCGCAGAACGTCATCGGCCGTCGCCTGCCGCGAGAGAGTCATGGGCGCCGCCGGCCACTGGACACTGGTATTGCGTGAGGTGGGGAAACTTAGGCGGCAGCGCTGCGTGAAGATGTGGGTGCGGCAATGGATAAGATGCGAGGGTTGCGTGTGTTTGTGGCTAAGAAAAACGATGGGAGAAGCGCTTCGTGTTAAGGTAGATGGGCTATTGGGCCTAGTACGTTGGTGTTAATAATACAGTAATAAAAATATAACGGTTAGTTCGGGGCATTCGGTCCATAGACTCCAACGACCGAATTCACCGATGTAATATCGGTTTCTAAGATTTGTGAACCGAGCGAACAACCGATGGTTCGGTCCTCGGTCTTTTCAGCTTCGGTCCCGGTTCTCAGTTTTTATGTCCATCCctacttgttgtagtgccgcccattgacctcgaagttcaccggatgagaatgaccttcaacaagcttggcaaagacaggggagcactgcaggacgttgatgtcattgtgagttccaggcatcccaaagaaagagtgccaaatccagaggtcctgtgtggccactgcctaaagtaccacactacaaccgcctttggcgcctttgtacaacccctgccaagcaaatggacagttcttctgtTTCcagtgcatgcagtcgatgcttccaagcatcccaggaaatcctcttgctgcattctgtgctagggtccgagcagtgtcttccgcattgggtgttcgcaagtattgtggtccaaacactgccaccactgccctgcagaacttgtagaaacactcaatgatgGTGGACTCGGGCATGCGTCCATAGtcatcgagtgaatcaccgggagctccgtatgcaagcatcctcatagttgtCGTGCACTTCTAGAT is a window of Triticum dicoccoides isolate Atlit2015 ecotype Zavitan chromosome 2B, WEW_v2.0, whole genome shotgun sequence DNA encoding:
- the LOC119362926 gene encoding serine/arginine-rich splicing factor SC35-like encodes the protein MSRFGRSGPPPIRDTYSLLVLNITFRTTADDLFPLFDKYGEVVDIYIPRDRRTGDSRGFAFVRYKYEDEAQKAVDRLDGRLVDGREMMVQFAKYGPNAERIQKGRIMETVPKPRGRSRSRSPRRGYRDDHRGRDSRRRSRSRSGDRYGRDRYRERDHHRRSRSLSASPDDYKRRGRDRSPSRSRSRSYSPDDDRKGGRDSLSPARRSTSRSPRKTPPPRKTPPPREGSPARRNDDRSPVGRNDDRSPVRRNDDRSPGSRSPST